cgtcccatccgttcaaccgattttgacgaaatttggtacaaagatagcttgcatcccagggacagACATAgccttctttttatcccggaaaattgaacagttcccacaggatattaaaaaaactaaatccacatggGTATCACCATGTTAATGAAACAGTATTACTATATTTGTGATGATTTATGTGTTCTGACTTCTGTCTACTTATGTATAAGGAAACaaattacatatttttcatttgatATTAACTGTAGTAGTATAATATgcctagtaaaaaaataaacaaataatgaataaattttatttacataatacttATCTAATTAATGTACATTTATCTACAGGTTGAATATTTAAAGGCTATTTACTGTGTAAGAGTTAATGTAGGCAGCTGTTGGCTTCCAACTTCAGATTTTGCATGATCCAGAAATGCACGATTATCTTCAATGATGAAAGTTTTTCCACTGTAATCATCTAGCTGCACTAACAGATATCTGCATTCATAGTTCCCATACTcattctgaaaaataaaatatatagatgaatataatatatgtctagtgtctacattataaagggaatccttgtgcaaaatttcagcattctatatttcataatttttatgatgttttcctacacctacacttcaaggaaatcctaataatattataaatgtgaaagtatggatgtttgttactcaatcacgcaaaaactactggacggatttggctgaaatttggaatggagtaagattattatagccccagaaaatcaaagttctcTCGGAACTTTGAGAAAcataaatccacacagacaTATCGTCGtacagtcgcgggcatcagctagtttctagataatttttaaatacatagcaAAAACTTGATTTTGGGATCACGACCGACGCCGAAGAATTGAACCATGGCCTAGCTGTcagatatgtatttaaaaattccaaGAGTTTGGGCTGGATTGATGTGTCAAGGCTTTTCTTTCTCCTTTTGCACATATTATATAACACCTGTCAGGTGCCACTATAACTGCAATAATAGTCGATTATTGTAATATTACGAACCTGCTTCATGTCTAATTCAGCAACACCTTTGTTCCTAATTCCCTTGATATAGAATCTCATTCTCATATGTTTAACTCCATCCTTTTCATACACAGCATGACTGACTCTAGTCCTTCGCCTCCTTGTAGTCTCCTCACCATATCCTTTTATAGGAGAACCGAGGGCTTCTTCTATTCTTGGGTCCTGTAAAAAATACATCTTTATACACCTATTTAATTTATAGTTGGTGTGTCTGTTAGTGATTGTGTAACTTTCAAACAACTTGACTATTACTGAGATCATGTTCACACCCACAATATATTTGTTTATTCTAAATGATGGATCTAGATGGATGCTAGaatctaagggtgagatctatagaacacACTATGACTTTGCTTAGGCTTAAGACAAATTTTAAATGAGATGGatatatatctctcacataatctcattttaactcaataatataaatctgagcagtcaaagtgcgctctacagCTGCCACTGCAGAACAGGTAAGCCAATACAGATTGCCTGAACGGCCCtacaagatttttttagagTTTACGGTAAatttgatataaataaaaatatgccgTTGATTACTTacgtttttacatttttctAGCGCTACTGAATATATGCTGTTGGGGCTATTGCTAGAAAACAATTCACGAAAcacgtaataaaatataatgccaGTAACTCCTAGACCAACTAAGATAATACCAGTATAAGACACAGTTTTACTCGTCTCTTTAATCTTTTCACCGAGCGGCCGGACATCTCTGGATATTTCAACTCTTTCTTGACTTTGTGTTAACCCCTTTTCTTTTGCCGTAGCATAGCAACGACCGCTTCGAAGTTTATTTATTCCTACGCTCACTGGAATAAGGTCAATTGATCTATTTGCACGtagtaattttgaaattatagtcataattaaaatttacttaACCCTAAACTAAAGATCAAAGcaaaagtactctgtgaatCAAACTCTGAGGATCAAAGCAAACTGGAAAAGTAGGTACGATAAAAgataaaaggtaggtaggtaccctacccaattttttgattttttcgcGCTATAAATGTCAGTGTCAAAAAGATAACCACAGATGAACAACTAACGCGGAAATCAGCTGATTTCTGGAATGCAACCATAGCACCATAGCAAAACTTAAGTTATCTATGAGATTGATTATGGGTCCAGGCGGACGGATGTTTGCTGGTTTACAAGCAAAACCATAGCTAAACACTGTATAAATCGACCGAAAAGAGCATAAATTAAATGAGGGCGCCACTGTCGTTCTTGTGACAGCACCATGTACTACAACCAAAACAATATTGATAttcaatgacattctaataagcttattagaatgtcattgtgGTTATTAGAAtgtaattcctttgtacacaatctctaaactaaactaaaatatcacgtctaaacctattgctatccctttcataatgttgcttgcggaaaaggaaagcactagatttagacctattaatttagtttattttagagattgtgtactagagaatcggccccaattgttgatatttgatatttttttaaataatgctaaaataatatatctGAAATGTTTAAGCGGAACATCGGAACATGGACAAGGCGTCTAAACTCAAACCACAATAAATCAAGTGGTTAGCGTTCTGCATGTCGTCCAAGTTCACTTTTTTGCATTTTCGTTATCACAGTAACATAAATTAGCTATAGAAAATATGTCttgcctgttttttttttctctaagtggtttttttttaacaccACGGCCGAACTCCATGTATGGAGTTCGGCTATTTTTAATTCGGCTTAACACTATTGTTAGTTTTGCATCACAAGTGTACACGCCATAAAATTGATTCAATCACAATTTAGTAATGCCTAGCGCACATCCACTTATTACACGCTCAAGCGCCACAAGATTACCTACTAAGCTTCTCATTCTTGATTATGCATCACTAATCCATACTGGTTAAGAAGACGTCGCGTTGGTCTCCTATTCAGGGGTCCTGAGTTTGATCCCGAGcgcgtacctctaacttttcgcagcTATGTTTGTTTGCCATTAGGTACTATTTACTGAAAGAAAACACAGAGCCGTactgttttaaaaaatattagtgtCATTGTCAATGTCAAACCTACGTCAgctgcaggccgattgccgtaaactgacatgtgacatctcaatagaaatatccttaagaatcgtgatcgttacagttgataaatttgctatcgcggacgactaatgcactatatcgcatttggtcattatcgacattttgatgacgtattggtagcacggacctatttataacccgactaaatctaatatctatggtaatcacttggtaatctagcaatttacatggacataacagtctcctaaatttggctacgttacttattacaaataagtagttagtctgtggtaactatttagaaccccagaccacaaagtacaattttttgttgtttttccttagtttacgcgtttgttttttgtgattaattctgcaactttgcttgctcctcggactccggagacttagtttttctcactgaacttatacgcaaatgcctgggcactgatttgcctaagtattgggacccttattgacggactgtggctgcttggaagttagaactcgtaagttaacaaacgttataattcaatacaagtaaaggctctcatgcgggtttcctcacgatcttccttttccttcacagctaagcaagtgatatttagttgttacaatggtattaaactccgaaaagttagaggagttttaacagcgtttcataaagtacctattatacaaattgagtccattgctactggtggttatgacttcatagtaagtacctccacactacaagtgctttcttgagtatgtttccttatgtatctagagctgcctaaaacgttgctcttcatatgaaagtttggatgtttcttactccttcgcaccacaaatatttaaagaaacaatttggattagctaaattagtaacaaagataccatatacactgattctaaagtcttcgcagacaatgtcatacctaaacagaagctggtagtgcctagtggtatagattaagcaacacagtcagtggtcacttactcagttatcataattttttttcaggcaaaggtgatacagtgctgcattcatttcttcatcctgacaaagatatggattgggaaatgttgtgaactcgagctcttggaccccgtgcagagacaaataaaataatgaacggtggcagattagatttataagaagcagatggtgatataattaaaatgtcagaatctaatctactttaataaaagaatacataaaaaaatcatcaaactgttgttttatttgcctaaataatttaaattccaaagtaatttccaaagctaaatcaattaaatcagaaaatgatttgacttttggacattactttggggaataattttagaagttccccgaagagcctagtggttaggatgtccacctctgaataattgaaggttgggggttcaattctaggtacgcatctctaagagttatgtgcgttttaaacaattaattatacttaacttgatttagcggtgaaggaaacatcatgaggaaatctgcatgcctgagagttctccatattgttctcaaaggagtcaaaggtatactattatgttcagcttgtcgctggctcactatagagtacggttctcttgagtgtgagaagagttttggccatagtctaccatgctggccaaatgcggattggtagacttcacttcacacacctttgataacattttggagaactctcaggcatgcaggtttccacacgatgttttccatcaccgttaaagcaatgatatttaattatttaattaaaatgcacataactgttctccaagaagttataggtgcgtgtaaaaagtactctgtgattctcatttctcagtgttagtatacctctatatttaatgtactctgtgcatcaaacctactaatgaaagagtcatcacatattcttttaaaagcacttatgagacttacattaatctaaaaatacttttatactattatact
The DNA window shown above is from Maniola hyperantus chromosome 1, iAphHyp1.2, whole genome shotgun sequence and carries:
- the LOC117984374 gene encoding mitochondrial import inner membrane translocase subunit Tim21, producing the protein MTIISKLLRANRSIDLIPVSVGINKLRSGRCYATAKEKGLTQSQERVEISRDVRPLGEKIKETSKTVSYTGIILVGLGVTGIIFYYVFRELFSSNSPNSIYSVALEKCKNDPRIEEALGSPIKGYGEETTRRRRTRVSHAVYEKDGVKHMRMRFYIKGIRNKGVAELDMKQNEYGNYECRYLLVQLDDYSGKTFIIEDNRAFLDHAKSEVGSQQLPTLTLTQ